The sequence GGACCTGGCGCTCAGGCTGGCGGCGGTGCGCGAACCGATGCTGGCGGTCAACCCGGCGCGGATCGATGGCGGCGGGCCCAACAATGTCGTTCCCGATCTCGCGATTCTGCGCGTCAATTTCCGTCCGCGCGACGCCGATGCCATCGCCCGCGCCCAGGCCGCGCTCGATGCCGCGGCGCAGGAGGTGGCCACCAGCCATGACGTCCATATCCACGTCCATGGCAGCTTCAATCGCCCGCCCAAGCCCCTAGACGCCGGCGCCGAGAAGCTGTTCGGGCTGGTCAAGCGGGCCGGCGCCGATCTCGGCATCCCCGTCTCGTGGAAGGCCACCGGCGGCGTCTGCGACGGCAACAACATCGCCGCGTGCGGCGTGCCCGTGGTCGACACGATGGGTGTGCGTGGTGGCCTTATCCATTCCCCGGAGGAATATCTGATCCCCGAGAGCCTGCCAGAGCGCGCCGCGCTCTCCACCGTCACCATCCTGCGCCTCGCCGAGAAGGGCCTGTCATGAGCTTCGTGATCCGCGCCGCCCGCGATGGCGATCTTCAGGCCCTGTATGAGATGGCGAAGCTAACCGGCGGGGGTTTCACCAATCTCCAGCCGGAAAAGTCCGTGCTTCGCCGCAAGCTCGCGCAAAGCGCCGAGTCGTTCGCGCGGGAAGACGATACACCCACTGACGAACTGTTCCTGCTGGTCCTCGAAAACACCGAAACCGGCGATGTTCGCGGCACCTGCCAGATCTTCACCGCCGTCGGCCAGCACTGGCCCTTCTACAGCTATCGCATCGGTATCGATTCGAAGCACAGCCAGGAGCTCAACCGCACCTTCCAGTCGGAATTGCTCAACCTCACCAACGATCTGGTCGGCTGCTCCGAAGTCGGCGGACTGTTTCTCCATCCCGGCGAGCGCGCCGGGGGCCTCGGCATGCTGCTCGCGCGCAGCCGCTATCTGTTCATCAGGCAGCACCGCGCACGCTTCGCCGATCGCGTGCTGGCCGAATTGCGCGGTGTGATCGACGAGGCCGGCGGCTCTCCTTTCTGGGATGGCGTCGCCGGGCGCTTCTTCGGAATGAGCTTCCAGGAGGCCGACAGCTTCAACGCCGTCCATGGCACCCAATTCATCGCCGATATGATGCCCAAGCATCCGATCTACACCGCGATGCTTCAGGAAAGCGCGCGCTCGGTGATCGGCATGCCTCACCCATCGGGCCGCGCCGCGATGCGGATGCTCGAGAATGAGGGCTTCGCGTTCGAGAACTACATCGACATCTTCGATGGCGGCCCGACGATGACCGCCCGCACCGACCAAGTGAAGGCGATCCGCGACTCCGTGGCGTCGAAGATCGTCGCGATCGAGGGGCATGGCGAGCCGGTGCTGGCCTCCGCCGGGCGGCTGGGCGATTTCCGTGCGGCCTATGGCCGGGTCGCGGCGAAGGATGGCGGGGTGGCGGTCGATGCGGATTGCGCCAAGCTGCTCGGCGTCGGTGAAGGCGATGAGCTGCTCCACGTCGCGCGGCTCTAGCTAGCCTTTCCCCGGCGAAGGCCGGGGCCCAGTGGGAGAGGTCATCGTAACGCAGCGCGGCGCCAGCCAATTACTCTTTCCCAACTGGGCCCCGGCCTTCGCCGGTGAAAGCTGAAGAAGCTACGGCGTAGCCGCCTTCATCAGCGCCAGCCCGCCGACGATCATCACCGCGGCAAGGATGCGCAGCGCCCCCGCCGCCTCGCCGAGCACGGTCACGCCGACGATGAACGCCCCGACCGCGCCGATTCCGGTCCAGATCATATAGGCGGTGCCGAGCGGCAGCGTCTTCATCGACACCGAAAGCAGTCCGAAGCTCGCGAACATCGCCACGAAGGTCATCGCGGTCGGCCATAGCCGAGTGAAGCCGTGCGACTGCTTCATGAAATAGGCCCAGACGATTTCGAGCAGTCCGGCGACGAACAACATGATCCAGGCCATAGCTCGGCCCTCCTTTGCAAAAGGGCCGGGCCGTCCCGGACTTGATACCCATTTTCGGTTTGGGGGAGGACGT is a genomic window of Sphingomonas sp. containing:
- a CDS encoding SMR family transporter, with protein sequence MAWIMLFVAGLLEIVWAYFMKQSHGFTRLWPTAMTFVAMFASFGLLSVSMKTLPLGTAYMIWTGIGAVGAFIVGVTVLGEAAGALRILAAVMIVGGLALMKAATP
- a CDS encoding arginine N-succinyltransferase, with the translated sequence MSFVIRAARDGDLQALYEMAKLTGGGFTNLQPEKSVLRRKLAQSAESFAREDDTPTDELFLLVLENTETGDVRGTCQIFTAVGQHWPFYSYRIGIDSKHSQELNRTFQSELLNLTNDLVGCSEVGGLFLHPGERAGGLGMLLARSRYLFIRQHRARFADRVLAELRGVIDEAGGSPFWDGVAGRFFGMSFQEADSFNAVHGTQFIADMMPKHPIYTAMLQESARSVIGMPHPSGRAAMRMLENEGFAFENYIDIFDGGPTMTARTDQVKAIRDSVASKIVAIEGHGEPVLASAGRLGDFRAAYGRVAAKDGGVAVDADCAKLLGVGEGDELLHVARL